One bacterium genomic window, CCACATTCACGCCCGATGCCCGGGATCGGTGCGCGGTGTCACGAACTGCGGATCGTTGATGAAACCGTGACGTGGCGGATCATCTATCGGATGGATGCGGACGCGATCGTTCTCCTGGAGGTGTTTGAGAAAAAGACGAAAGAAACCCCGCGGCGCGTTATCGATGTCTGCAAGGAACGGATCAGAGACTATGAATCCTGATGGGGAGAGTTAGCCATGGAAAAAGCGAAGAAGGAACGTCTGCAGAAAAAGGGGTGGAAGGTCGGTTCCGCAGATGAATTCCTCGACCTTACGCCAGAGGAGGCGGCATATATCGAGTTGAAGTATGCCTGCACCAAGTATTTCAAGGAATGCAGGCAAAAAAAGCATATGACGCAAGTCGAAGCGGCCAAATTGCTGAATTCGAGCCAGTCGCGTGTTGCCAAGATGGAGGCTGGAGATCCGACCGTTTCTATCGATCTGTTGATTCGTTCGCTGTTTGCTCTCGGAGCCACCAAGAAAACATTGGCTCGGGTGATCGAGAGAGAGGACCTTCGGTTGGCGGGTTGAGACCGCTTACGTTACTTCTCTTCGGCAATACCGACAGGATCTCGGCCCGAAGGTCATGGTTCTGCGCCGAATGATTTTCCACTTGGGATAGCAGGGTTGAGATTCATCGGGGAATTTAAGAATCTTGCCTGTGACCAAATCGTGCCTTTGGGTGAAAGCGTAGTGAGGCGGTAAACCTCCCGCAGTTCTGAAAGCCGATCCGAGCAATAAGTCCGAGAAGTTTCGGCGAGGAATCGGGTTGTGACATTAGGATGCCCGTGTTGTTGGTTAAGGACAACGTACATGCCATGGATTGGTCGGCTGAAGGTATAGTTACTCGTTTTTCCTGAAAGACATGGCCCACTGTTTCAAAGTGTTCCGTGATGACCCGCTCCAGTTCAAACGACTGTCGGGCTTTGCGGTCGTCGTCGAACGTGCGAAACCCGAGTAATTATTAACCTCCTTTGAATTGGATGAAATAATCAGCAGGAATAATATTTCCCTAATAGCTGATTATAAATGAGTGCAATATATAGCCGGCTACGGGAGACTTCCTCTTGGCCGAACTGCGATTGGAATGTACTCTTATGGAGGGGTAGTCCCGACGCTTTATAGCGAATAAACCACGTCAATGGCGGTGTAAATGGATAACCGGTTTTTCGAACGCCCAATCCTAAACTCGCCTTATGGTTATCCCGCGCGTTATTGGGAGCTTGACGAATTTGGCCAGCCCACCCAACGGATTATCGAAACGCGTCGACGTGCTGAATTCATCACTCCGATCCCTAAACCGAAAAAACAGAAAAGCGGTCGCGGTCAGCAACAACTTGTTTTTGACGAAGGGAAGGGGCTCTCGACCCAGGCCCAGCAATACGATCCCACATCGATCATCAATGAACTTCGGGCTAAGGTTGACCAATGGCGCAGCATTCAGAATCCTGCCCACTGGCAGGTCACACCCGAGACGGCCCTCTTGCTGCAGCACTGGCGTCACCATAACTTCAACAGCATCCGGCCCTTCTTTTGCCAAATTGAAGCCGTCGAAGCCGCCATCTGGCTCATGGAAGTTGCCCCGGGCACGACTGATGGAAAGAGGTTTATCGAGCATCTGACCAACGCTAACCACGACGCCAATCCCGAACTGATTCGGCTGGCGTTGAAGCTGGCCACCGGCGCTGGTAAAACCACTGTCATGGCGATGCTGATCGCCTGGCAGACCATCAATTCGGTGCGCCGTCCCAACAGCAAGCGGTTTACGCGGGGGTTCCTGGTCGTTACGCCCGGCCTGACCATTCGCGATCGGCTGCGTGTGCTTCAGCCCAACGACCCCGACAGTTATTACCAGAGCCGGGAGCTTGTTCCGGGAGATATGCTGGGCGATATCGATCGTGCAAAAATCGTCATTACCAACTACCACGCCTTCATGCTTCGTGAGCGTATGGAATTGTCGAAAGGTGGTCGATCGCTCCTCCAGGGGCACGGGGAGGCGCTGAATACGCTGGAAACCGAAGGGCAGATGTTGCAGCGCGTGATGCCCGGCCTGATGGGGCTGAAAAACATCATGGTGCTTAACGACGAGGCACATCATTGCTACCGCGAAAAACCCGTGCAAGAAGAAGTGGATATGACCGGCGATGAAAAGAAGGAAGCCGAAAAGAACAACGAAGCCGCGCGGGTTTGGATTTCCGGTCTGGAGATCGTTAACCGCAAGCTGGGCTTGAACCGGATCATAGACCTGTCGGCGACTCCGTTTTTCCTGAGCGGCTCCGGTTATGCCGAGGGCACTCTCTTCCCTTGGACGATGAGCGACTTCTCGCTGATGGATGCCATCGAGTGCGGGATCGTCAAGCTGCCCCGCGTGCCGGTGGCCGATAATATCCCCGGCAACGATATGCCCAAGTTTCGTAACCTATGGGAGCACATCCGCAAACGGATGCCGAAGAAGGGGAGGGGTAAGGGGAATGTGCTCGACCCGCTGAGTATTCCCGTTGAACTCCAGACCGCGTTGGAAGCCCTTTATGGGCATTACGATAAGACATATACCCTTTGGCAGAGAAGCGGCATCAAGGTGCCGCCTTGCTTCATCGTCGT contains:
- a CDS encoding type II toxin-antitoxin system RelE/ParE family toxin; this encodes MSPSDKPLVWLHGEISTPPFSKAARVEAGYLLRMLQKGETLPMPHSRPMPGIGARCHELRIVDETVTWRIIYRMDADAIVLLEVFEKKTKETPRRVIDVCKERIRDYES
- a CDS encoding helix-turn-helix transcriptional regulator encodes the protein MEKAKKERLQKKGWKVGSADEFLDLTPEEAAYIELKYACTKYFKECRQKKHMTQVEAAKLLNSSQSRVAKMEAGDPTVSIDLLIRSLFALGATKKTLARVIEREDLRLAG